A window of Pan paniscus chromosome X, NHGRI_mPanPan1-v2.0_pri, whole genome shotgun sequence genomic DNA:
tgttttatgttattttatgttatttactaATTATGTTAAATCTGGAACAACACATTCAAAGTGAAAATGgtaagtaatttaaaatgtataaccaAAATGTCTTTCCATACATTCAGAAACAAGCAGATTGTCTTCTATTTTTATGCATGTGTTGTATTTTATAAGAACGTATTGTGTTACCAAATAGAACAGACCTTTGTGAATTGCTCGTGTGGTGGCTCAATCTCTTTCAGTTCCTTTCCCATCTTGTTGCCACCTCTTTTGTTgctcttgaaatattttctagaggcacaaaacaaaaaactgattaAAATTGGGTAAATTTTAATACTTATAAGACATTCTGCATTAAAGAAATACTCTTTAAATCAATACTTCTGAACACTTTCTTTTAGACAACGTTTATGACCAATTTGAAACAATTGTGTTCACCACTCATGTGCTAAAACAATAACCTTTTTCATCAGTCATGGAgtaaagaattttctttcttatacatATTCAACACATACGTCTTAATTCTTGATTTCAAATGAAGAGTATTTGATGACCCTTCCTATAATTTGTTGACCACAGATAGGTAAGATCTATACAGAAATTAACTAAGAAACATTCTTTCTTACTAAGATTTTAAACACCTGTTAAATCTTGGTCATTTCAATATGTACATAGATAAATCTTCCATTAATGATTGCCTTTCTGCACCTTGACCTAATCTCCAACAATAGTGTTCTCCTCTCCTCTACGTGGCACTCACAGTCATCCCCTAAATTTTGTCATTCCCAGTGACTGCAGTATCtacataatattaataatagcaatgATAAACAGCAACCATGGGTCAGATCGCATcctgaaaaatttaaataaacccGTTACATAGGAACCCTTTAATCCTCCAAACAACTCTGAAATAGGTACCCTCACCATGTCTCCTTTCGTATATAAAGTAACTTTAGCACAGAGATAAATAATATGCCCATGGTTCCTGAACTAGCAATGGTCAAACTGGAATTGGATCCCAAGCAGTGGGGCTCCAGAGTCGCAGCCCTtgaccactgcactcagctgttTCTCCATCTTCCCAACATACAGCCACTACCTTCCTGCCACTGTAGGTCACTCACTTCAGTACTACAGCTCAGGAGTCTGTCGGGACCTGACGCCTATTGAATGGAGCACTTTTCACTGCCCAATGCCCCACCCCCATGTGCTCAGGTAACTCAGCCCCAGCTGAAATTCCACAGCCAGTCATCATAATCCCATCCCTGCCTCTATGCCCTGTCCAACTCTCCCTCTATCAACATGCTCGGCTACACCCCAACCCAGGAAATTCCAACCCTACAGCTGCTCTTGCACAAATATGCCAACTGAGTTCACTTTAACTTCTTCATCACTATGATGCTGACTTCAGTTGGACCCCTAATGCTGCATGGCAATTATATTCCCCTAGTCCATGAGTCCACTAATGGGCCACCCTCTCTGGGCTCAtgctctcttccttctttgctgGATTTCTGCATGAACTATTACTACCTGAGACATTGATACAATAGGTTAATCATAAAGCTAAGCCTGATACCAAcaatttgttcttccttttctccatctCCTTCCTCATCTTTCTGCTCATCTGTgatgacctcttcaaggacatTCGGCAACTTCAGAGAAATTCTATAATCACGTTTCTGCCTGTAACACATAATAAGTAACAAGGTCATACGTCATAGAGGGATGAAAAATTAATCCTATTCAAACCAAAACTGACTTGACATAGTTTGTACTATAAAGTAGCAAGGGAGTAATAGCAGCTGAAATCTTCTTTTTGGGAAAAGGTGAAATGAGTTACTGTCATTCTGAAAGGATCCCTTCCTAACTGACTACTAGAGCAGCTATCTTACATTCTTTACCTGCTGAAGACAAAGGAGGGTTTACTGCACTATAAATTTCCCAGAAACAATCTTTTTCTTCAAGAGCagtttacttttcatttcttcttactAAATAACATATGCGTTCTCATAAGGAGGTGCAAGAATATCATAGCCATTCATCCCGTAAGATTTCCCGAAAGAAATACTTCACTTAACTATTTCTCCACTTTGGCACGACAATGATCTAAAAGGAATAGTGAAAACAatttaactaaaataaataacttatttacaACACAAGGTTATCCCTTTCTACATAATTGAATATTGTTAAGAATCTACAGACTAAATGTTGAAGACATTTATCTTATATTCACCTACCGTATTTCTAGAAATGGATAAACATTAATTTTACAGGAAGACTTTTTATCTGGAAGGCAGAAAGAGGTCATCTTCATTGGCTTCTAGGTAATATCTCTCAATTCTGTTAAACTGAGGTTATAAAACTAAAGAAACTTACCTGTTTACGGAACAATCAAGTAAAATATGTTGTTCCCTAGAGACACCAATATGTACAGGATAGTTCTGGAAATTATTTGCACCaatgaatacaaagaaatgatataaatatcATTATTCAAAAAAGCCAACAATCATACCTTTTTAGTTGTGTTgttctcaaaacatttttaattctgttcttTATTTCGCTGCAAGCTTTTGCAATCTTTTCAATCCTTTTTCTCTTTGCAGCAAGATGCTCTTTAGTGTCAGCTAGATAGTAAATGAATATGCATTAAATGTTCATGTTGAAAAGTAgtttctttgcatatattaaaaTCAATATGGGACTTGATGGTTCAGCAATATCAGAAGGacgtttaaaatgtaaaatgcaaagatCATTTCAAAAAGCAAGATTTACTTACTTTATGTAAAACCTTTCAGGTATTAGTATTCCAATTTCAGTTGGTATAACAGCAAATCACTTAATTGACAGAtgatgaaaaaaagcaaataattaaaagtttctattttttaagtgtGCAGAAAGGGTTACAAACACagactttaatttctttttttttttttttttgagacagagtctcgctctgtcacccaggctggagtgcagtggcacgatctcggctcactgcagcctccgcctcccgggttcacgccattctcctgccttagcctcccgagtagctgggactacaggcgcccgccaccacgcccggctaatttttatatttttagtggagacggggtttcaccgtgttagccaggatggtcttgatctcctgacctcgtgatccacccacctcggcctcccaaagtgctgggattacaggtgtgagcaaccgtgcccagccacagactttaatttctacatttataaaatgtCCTACAATTCAAAGGACATGTTTCCGTGAAATACTGTCACAACTCATTATGTAAAGCACAAAAAAGTATCTGATTTAATAAGACCATCAAAAGGGTAGAAATAACTTAATAcacaataaaaaagtatttttaatcaaTAGTTGATGCTATtaactgtattttaataaaagaagcaATGTCCATGGGTGTAAACATTTAGgtttaaatagataaatacattcaaaacacatttgaaatattttctgagaGCTTTTTATATGACATTTTTATCCACAGTGCAGTGTTTCAGAAAACTGTAATACTGCAAGGAATGCTTTCCTAAACATGGTTTCACATGAGAGATCTACCATCAATTGCTGAGAATAGTTTTGAGCAATCATAAAAGAGCTGCACcataatacaaatttttttaCATACAGTATCCATCTATAATGCTCATTGTATTAGACAAAACCGGCACTTTGTCACCACCAAATAGagcaaagctttccaaatatacTGCTTATATGAATTATCGCTATAGAAGAGCTGAAAACTAaagtaagctttttaaaaataagagtattGTCTTCATAATCTCTACAGAaattttctcaaacttttttgaaaatatgGTCCCATAACAGTGCAACTAATATTTCACATGGCAATATAAAGTTTATGAGTTTTTGGATCCAATTGTATGCTTCTCACTGGGTAGAAAAGTtgtctttccttttctactaCACAGCTTATTActggaataataatagaaaatcatCATTTTAGAGAATTCAATTTTCTCTGGtactttaaagaaaacaaaattagaaagttGTGACAATAGCTAAATTAGGAAGATGAAAACCTCATATTAAAAACTCTGAGTACATACGGACAGGAAGAGGTGAACAACACACACCTGGGCCTACTTGAGGTTGGAGGGTAGGAGGAAGGTGAGGATCGAAAACCACCCATCAGGTACGATGCTTAtaatctgggtgacaaaataatctgtataccaaacccctgtgacacgcaatttatctatataacgaacctgcacatgtacccccaaacataaagtaaaagctaaaaaaaacaCCTGATATATGACTTCATGTGTGTACACTGAAAGGAACGAATAGAGCTGTTTCTCCTCCAATGTCCTCTAATATCCCCCAAACAATTAAATTTCCACGTGTATGAAAGAAAAGCCACCCCTCTTGCTTCACCATTATTAGAAGCATTCTCACATTCCACATCAACAATTAAAAAAGTaagtaagaaaaattattaaacagaTTACATTAAATGCTATATATGAGAAGAAGGCATTTAAGACAGTCTTGTCATCCACTAATTCATATAACCTACTGTAAGGGTTGTATGGTTGAAAACAATTTTCATAAACCACAAATAGCTCGTAAAACATACCTGCAATATCTTCTAGCTCCTTGGTATCAACCCTGTAACAAAAAGTTGCAACAAAATTTTAACATAATGCTACACAAAAGGCCTTGTTTGTTGGGAAGAAATGTCTTGTGTGAAATGTTCTGCATAGAACATAACAGTGATGACATGATCCAAAGCTGACTTTTCCTAAAAGACCTTATCTGACAGGCAAAAGGGACTTAAACACTTTACCCCGTGTGTTCATCTGTTTCAGCAAAAGATCCTCTTTCCCCATGCTCATCAGTTACATCTCCCTCCTTTGTCTCTGTAACAGGTTTTCTTTCCTCATGCTCATGACTTACTGGATCCTTTcctgcattaaaataaaaaagacaaacctTTTTTAGAGGAAGACGCTGTTGTGGGCATTTTTCATAGAGAAACGTACTATTTGTAGACTTTTTTGGCTCTCCGCCAATTAAAGCTTTACCGCAGAGCTATACATGGAATCGCCGGCTCCTAACCATTTTACGGAGGCATTTTTGGAAGCCCTTCGGGTTCAAGTCCCAGTAAACAACGTTCACAGGTCAGATCCCTTGGATGTCAGGACCGCATCCATGGAGAAGAGCTGCTCTGAGAGCATCTGTAACCCTGCTATGAGGGGGAGCCTCCCACGGGAAGCCTAAGGCCCTTGAGCCTGCTTTGAAAACCTGGGGCATCTCAGCACATGCACGGTGAGCTCCAAAGCCACGAAGGGGCCGGGGGCCTCGGGCTGCCCATGTGCCCCCCGCGCAGAAAGCAGACAGACTGTTGGGCGTGCACCTTCTTCTAGGTCCCCTTGGGCTGTGTTTACCTGCAAGCTCCATTTCCTGGGCGGCCATAACTTGAACCTCCAACTGGTCCTTGGCAGCCATCCTGCTGCCCTTCCTGCCCACGGGCTCCATGGCTGACTGGCCTGGGAAGCTAGAGGCGACCTCTGAACCTGGTGAGTGCAAAGACACACTAAGGCAACTAAGGAAACGAGGCGTGTTAAATGAAAATCATCAGGATCGCAGGTTCAAGGGCGCCCCGGGTCTCCTGTGGGAGCAGGAGGGGACGCGGAGAAGATGCCATCATCCCCTCCTGTCCTGGCCCGTCCAGCGCTTCCCCGGGGCTGGCTGCAGAGCTCGCAGAATTCCGCGGCCTCTGCGGGATTCCTGCAGTGCCCTTGGGACAgagcctggccctgcccctgggTTCCCCAGCGACCCAGTGTAGTCGGGAGGGCCGCGGGGTGACACAGGATCTCCCCAGCCATCTCCATGGGAATGAGCCGGTACGCACCTGTTTCTGACAGGGGCAGGGACTGCCCACTCGCCAGCCTGGACGCCCAGGGGACCCCTGGTGACCCCAAGTATCCCGTCCTGATGGGCGGCCAGACAAGACGGACCCACGTTGACCCCCCAACCGCCCCCCAAACGCTGCACACATGCACAGGCCTCCGGGACCCTCCTGGGTCCTGGGGACCACTCAGGCAGCTCCAACTCCCTGCCCTGACCCAGGCCCCAGGCGACAATGCCTGGGCCATTTCCTCACAGATCAGCCTGGCTGCCCCGCCCTTCACACCCTCTTCCCCAAAGGGCCTCTGGCCCGCCTTCCCCGCATCCCCACCGAGGGCGTCTCACCTGAGGGAGCCCTGATGTTGCTCCCTCAGAGGACCTGCAGAGGCTGGCACCACGAAGCTCCTCTGAGGGCCTGGGTCCTCTGTTCTCACGAGAGCAGCAGCCGCCCCGACTGCCCGCGCTCCTCGCTGATTGGTCGGCTCAGTGCGCATGCAGGTGGCGGGCGGCAGGGGGCCACGCCCCCTGCAGGCACAGCCTCCCCCTCACGGACTGTCCATGGCTGCTGTGGACTCATTGGGTGGCTCTCTGAGGCCTCTGTCCCCACGATATTCCAGCTCCTCATCCTGGTGAAGGAAGCAAGGACTCGGGAGTGGTGAGTGCCAGGGGACCCTGCCCTAAGGA
This region includes:
- the FAM9C gene encoding protein FAM9C: MEPVGRKGSRMAAKDQLEVQVMAAQEMELAGKDPVSHEHEERKPVTETKEGDVTDEHGERGSFAETDEHTGVDTKELEDIAADTKEHLAAKRKRIEKIAKACSEIKNRIKNVLRTTQLKRQKRDYRISLKLPNVLEEVITDEQKDEEGDGEKEEQIKIFQEQQKRWQQDGKGTERD